TATATATCATTATAGCAGAAGATTAGTATTGTCTACTTACAAGTCACAGTCACATCAACATATGGGGTCAGAGTTGTGTCCAGATGTTTTGCAGCACAGATGTACCGTCCAGAATGTTCTGCTGTCACATTCTGGATGACAAGTGCAGCTGATCCAGTGTCATTGTGCAGATCAGTGTCAGTTCCAATATGAAGGTTTGTGTTGGAGCTAGGTTTTTTCCACACAATATGAGCTGGAGGGATACTGTCCACACTGCAGGTCAAATTCAGAACATCTCCCTCTTTAACAGTTGTATTCCCAATGATCAGAGGTTGCCTTAAATCTGTGGAACACATTTTAGTAATTTATTTAAGATAAGGAAGAATGAAATagctaaaacaaaaatattttaatattctaACGCATGACAAAACCTTTGACCCAGACAGTGATTTTGTACAATACTTTTCCATGTAGGGGGCATTTTGGCTAGCATGTTTCGGGTTTAGTTTTGCCTTGATGATGCAGTGAGGGACACCAGTGTCCCCGTTATTTACAGTATGGAGggaaacaaaataattattcaagaTAACTTAAACACAGAAAGGGGAATATCTTTTGATAAGATGATGTCTGACCATTCTCAAGTATAATATGGAGCACGTTTTTGTTGCCATGGTTTAAGTTTCCTTGTTCTTCATACTGCTCAGTATCATTCACATCAAAACACTAAAAGAGGGAATATCTTTGGGAATAATAGTTAGTAATGGCATTAATAACATTAATGCAACTGAAATCCATTTTTAATACAGTGGCAAATCAATCAATAACAAGTTTCCTTGGGGTAGTGTTTAGTACTTACATATGCTGGTAAGGTAGTCATAATTTGGTCTGAAGATTTTAGGAAGTGTTTTAATTAATGTGGACTTTTGATGATATGACATTTTGTATTGATGAAGGGTCATAATAAGATAATCTATGTTATCTCTCTTTCAATTTACCAATTCACCTCTATTTCTCTTTTAACAATTCAAAAGTTGAAGGGAAATCACACTCTAAATTTTGGAACACTTTATTATACCTTTAAACAAAATTATGGCTACTTTTCCAATATATTATAGTGGAATATTAGTGCTGTCTACTTACAAGTCACAGTCACATTGACGTAAGAAGTCAGAGTTGTGTCCAGATGTTTTGCTGCACAGATGTACCCTCCAGAATGTTCTGCTGTCACATTCTGGATGACAAGTGTAGCTGATCCAGTGTCATTGTGCAGATCAGTGTCAGTTCCAATATGAAGGTTTGTGTTGGAGCTAGGTTTTTTCCACACAATAAGAGCTGGAGGGATACTGTCCACACTGCAGGTCAAATTCAGAACATCTCCCTCTTTAACAGTTGTATTCCCAATGATCAGAGGCTGCCTTAAATCTGTGGAACAGATTTTACTAATTTATTCAAGATAAGGAAGGATGAAATggctaaaacaaaaatattttaatattctaACGCATGACAAAACCTTTGACCCAGACAGTGATTTTGTAcaatatggatggatggatgtttcgGGTTTATTATTGCCTTGATGATGCAGTGAGGGACACCAGTGTCCTTGTTATACTTTGGGCTCCATTTTGTTGGTATGGTTTAAGTTTTTTTCCcactgttagggttcaatgttgagagaggaatccataaataaccacagatcaggtccagtgtgcaattagacgacattttaatgaacacatgtgtgagtccaacaacccaatcagtattgaactgtctttaccatattcagacaacggttttatagggttacaatagtacagcccccttttctgttgctaggcagatttgaACAAAGCATAcgccactccaaaaccacaatgactcttaacatagtctaaaacagaacatcttcttcgggtcgacGCCAAgcgcttcctgtctccatccttcccaggcttatcttcctggaacatcaggtgcacttcctgtacaaaatgtcactcatgcacaactttgcagtcataaactcttacctactaaatgagtctatctgtgtgtgcgtacacgtgcgagggcgcgtgcatgctgtgtactgcgtacgtgtcatgacctctcactatttgtgtctgtatgtgtgtctcgcccttaaatgctctctttgctttcagtttcacttctgcaaaagcctgcaacttcaaagacatataacttcctgtcttcttttagcacagagttactctttcaccctgcagtctgcataaacattaacattatagattcaactccacagtttaaagtggttctttctgaacctgtaataaagactaatatgataccaatatatttgaacatttgaatgcaatatcaatacctcTTGTATCAATACTTCTCGTATACATATGGTTGCTATATGtttatgatgcaacagtaatgacagtaataccaataataacaaaataataaatcaaaatgacaaaacatactACTTCCTTCTCcacaccaccatcatcatcaaaacacaaaaagaggGAATATCTTTCAAAAACCTGTTCCATTGGTCCAGTAGTTTTCCAGAGAAACAATGCCAAATTGTACAGTAGCTGCTCTGGCGGTGCACTGTGGACTGAtaactattattttatttttgaaaatgtatttctattttctTACCCACCTTTATCTTTATgtcatgacatttaaaaaaggttTACTGTAACAATACAGATCAAGGTTTTAGGCTTCCTATCATATTTATACAATTGTGTGCAATTCTAAACTTTACTAGAAGATTAGTAGTGTCTACTTACAAGTCACAGTTACACTGACATAAGAAGTCACGGTGGTATTCAGATGTTTTGCTGTACAGATGTACTGTCCAGAATGCTGTGCTGTCACATTTGGAATGGTGAGTGTAGCTGATCCAGTGTCATTATACAGGTAAGTTCCACTATGAAGGTTTGGGTTTGTACTCAATTTTTCCACACAATAAGAGCTGGAGGAaactttcaacactgcaggttagaTTCAGAACATCTCCCTCTTTAACAGTTGTATTCCCAATGATCAGAGGTTTCCTTGAATCTGTGGAACAGATTTTAGTAATTTATTCAAGATAAGGAAGGATGAAAtagctgaaaaaaaatattttgatatTGTAACGGATGACAAATCCTTTGACCCAGACAGTGATTTTGTACAATACTTTTTCCATGTAGGGGGCATTTTGGCTAGCATGTTTCGGGTTTATTTTTGCCTTGATGATGCAGTGAGGGACACCAGTGTCCCCGTTATTTACAGTATGGAGggaaacaaaataattattcaagaTAACTTAAACACAGAAAGTGGGAATATCTTTTGATAAGATGATGTCTGACCATTCTCAAGTATAATATGGAGCACGTTTTTGTTGCCATGGTTTAAGTTTCCTTGTTCCTCATACTGCTCAGTATCATTCACATCAAAACACTAAAAGAGGGAATATCCTTGGGAATAATAGTTTGTATTGGCATTAATAACATTAATGCAACTGAAATCCATTTTTAATACAGTGGCAAATCAATCAATAACAAGTTTCCTTGGGGTAGTGTTTAGTACTTATATACTGGTAAGGTAGTCATAATTTGGTCTAAAGATTTTAGGAAGTGTTTTAATTAATGTGGACTTTTGATAATATGACATTTTGTATTGATGAAGGGTCATAATAAGATAATCTATGTTATCTGTCTTTCAATTTACCAATTCACCTCTATTTCTCTTTTAACAATTCAAAAGTTGAAGGGAAATCACACTCTAAATTTTGGAACACTTTATTATACCTTTAAACAAAATTATGGCTACTTTTCCAATATATTATAGTGAAATATTAGTGCTGTCTACTTACAAGTCACAGTCACACTGACGTAAGAAGTCAGAGTTGCGTCCAGATGTTTTGCAGCACAGATGTACCGTCCAGAATGTTCTGCTGTCACATTCTGGATGACAAGTGCAGCTGATCCAGTGTCATTGTGCAGATCAGTGTCAGTTACAATATGAAGGTTTGTGTTGGAGCTAGGTTTTTTCCACACAATAAGAGCTGGAGGGATACTGTCCACACTGCAGGTCAAATTCAGAACATCTCCCTCTTTAACAGTTGTATTCCCAATGATCAGAGGTTGCCTTAAATCTGTGGAACAGATTTTACTAATTTATTCAAGATAAGGAAGGATGAAATggctaaaacaaaaatattttaatattctaACTCATGACAAAACCTTTGACCCAGACAGTGATTTTGTAcaatatggatggatggatgtttcgGGTTTATTATTGCCTTGATGATGCAGTGAGGGACACCAGTGTCCTTGTTATACTTTGGGCTCCATTTTGTTGGTATGgtttaagttttttttcccaccatcatcatcaaaacacaaaaagaggGAATATCTTTCAAAAATCTGTTCCATTGGTCCAGTAGTTTTCCAGAGAAACAGTGCCAAATTGTACAGTAGCTGCTCTGGCAGTGCACTGTGGACTGAtaactattattttattttcgaaaatgtatttctattttctTACCCACCTTTATCTTTATgtcatgacatttaaaaaaggttTACTGTAACAATACAGATCAAGGTTTTAGGCTTCCTATCATATTTATACAATTGTGTGCAATTCTAAACTTTACTAGAAGATTAGTACTGTCTACTTACAAGTCACAGTTACACTGACATAAGAAGTCACGGTGGTATTCAGATGTTTTGCTGTACAGATGTACTGTCCAGAATGCTGTGCTGTCACATTTGGAATGGTGAGTGTAGCTGATCCAGTGTCATTATACAGGTAAGTTCCACTATGAAGGTTTGGGTTTGTACTCAATTTTTTCCACACAATAAGAGCTGGAGGGAaactttcaacactgcaggttagaTTCAGAACATCTCCCTCTTTAACAGTTGTATTCCCAATGATCAGAGGTTTCCTTGAATCTGTGGAACAGATTTTAGTAATTTATTCAAGATAAGGAAGGATGAAAtagctgaaaaaaatattttgatatTGTAACGGATGACAAAACCTTTGACCCAGACAGTGATTTTGTACAATACTTTTTGCATGTAGGGGGCATTTTGGCTAGCATGTTTCAGGTTTATTTTGCCTTGATGATGCAGTGAGGGACACCAGTGTCCCCGTTATTTACAGTATGGAggaaacaaaataattattcaagaTAACTTAAACACAGAAAGTGGGAATATCTTTTGATAAGATGATGTCTGACCATTCTCAAGTATAATATGGAGCACGTTTTTGTTGCCATGGTTTAAGTTTCCTTGTTCCTCATACTGCTCAGTATCATTCACATCAAAACACTAAAAGAGGGAATATCCTTGGGAATAGTAGTTAGTATTGGCATTAATAACATTAATGCAACTGAAATCCATTTTTAATACAGTGGCAAATCAATCAATAACAAGTTTCCTTGGGGTAGTGTTTAGTACTTATATACTGGTAAGGTAGTCATAATTTGGTCTAAAGATTTTAGGAAGTGTTTTAATTAATGTGGACTTTTGATAATATGACATTTTGTATTGATGAAGGGTCATAATAAGATAATCTATGTTATCTCTCTTCAATTTACCAATTCACCTCTATTTCTCTTTTAACAATTCAAAAGTTGAAGGAAATCACACTCTAAATTTTGGAACACTTTATTATACCTTTAAACAAAATTATGGCTACTTTTCCAATATATTATAGTGAAATATTAGTGCTGTCTACTTACAAGTCACAGTCACACTGACGTAAGAAGTCAGAGTTGCGTCCAGATGTTTTGCAGCACAGATGTACCGTCCAGAATGTTCTGCTGTCACATTCTGGATGACAAGTGCAGCTGATCCAGTGTCATTGTGCAGATCAGTGTCAGTTACAATATGAAGGTTTGTGTTGGAGCTAGGTTTTTTCCACACAATAAGAGCTGGAGGGATACTGTCCACACTGCAGGTCAAATTCAGAACATTTCCCTCATTAAGAGTTGTATTCCCAGCTATCAGTGGTCTCCTTTTATCTGTGGAACAGAATTCAGCAATTTATAATATGGAGGGCGAAAAAAGAATTATTCAAGATAACCTTTAAAGAATCATGAAAGACTAAGTTTCCTCGTTCTACATACTCCTCTCTGTGATTCACATCCAAACACTAAAAGAGGGAATATCCTTGGGAATAGAAGTAATATTGGTATCTCATCCATAATTAGATTTTCCTTCAATTCACTTGTATTTCTCTTTTCCCAATTCAAACATTGAAGGCAAATCACATTCTGTGCTATGGAAGGCTTTTTGACGGTCAGGTGTTTGGGAATGGAAAGAGAGTACCCAAATGCAGGACGCACATACTGACTGACTATGAGCATGGTGTTTATTATAAAGACGGGATGAACAGAACATGAAAGGTTGAACTAAACTGATTAAGtggactgaactgaaaacacacataatGAAAAGGCAATGACGAGACAAGAAACTGAGGGAAACTGAGGGCTTAAATATACTGGATACTGACGATGAATGGAAACCGGtgagaacacagctgaactaaaTATATATCATTATAGCAGAAGATTAGTATTGTCTACTTACAAGTCACAGTCACATCAACATATAGGGTCAGAGTTGCGTCCAGATGTTTTGCAGCACAGATGTACCGTCCAGAATGTTCTGCTGTCACATTCTGGATGACAAGTGCAGCTGATCCAGTGTCATTGTGCAGATCAGTGTCAGTTACAATATGAAGGTTTGTGTTGGAGCTAGGTTTTTTCCACACAATAAGAGCTGGAGGGATACTGTCCACACTGCAGGTCAAATTCAGAACATCTCCCTCTTTAACAGTTGTATTCCCAATGATCAGAGGTTGCCTTAAATCTGTGGAACAGATTTTAGTAATTTATTTAAGATAAGGAAGGATGAAATggctaaaacaaaaatattttaatattctaACGCATGACAAAACCTTTGACCCAGACAGTGATTTTGTATAATATGGATGGATGTATGTTTCGGGTTTATTATTGCCTTGATGATGCAGTGAGGGACACCAGTGTCCTTGTTATACTTTGGGCTCCATTTTGTTGGtatggtttaagtttatttcccaccatcatcatcaaaacacaaaaagaggGAATATCTTTCAAAAACCTGTTCCATTGGTCCAGTAGTTTTCCAGAGAAACAATGCCAAATTGTACAGTAGCTGCTCTGGCGGTGCACTGTGGACTGAtaactattattttatttttgaaaatgtatttctattttctTACCCACCTTTATCTTTATgtcatgacatttaaaaaaggttTATTGTAACAATACAGATCAATGTTTTTGGCTACCTATCATATTTATACAATTGTGTGCAATTCTAAACTTTACTAGAAGATTAGTAGTGTCTACTTACAAGTCACAGTTACACGGACATAAGAAGTCACGGTGGTATTCAGATGTTTTGCTGTACAGATGTACTGTCCAGAATGCTGTGCTGTCACATTTGGAATAGTGAGTGTAGCTGATCCAGTGTCATTATACAGGTAAGTTCCACTATGAAGGTTTGGGTTTGTACTCAATTTTTTCCACACAATAAGAGCTGGAGGAaactttcaacactgcaggttagaTTCAGAACATCTCCTCTTTAACAGTTGTATTCCCAATGATCAGAGGTTTCCTTGAATCTGTGGAACAGATTTTAGTAATTTATTCAAGATAAGGAAGGATGAAAtagctgaaaaaaatattttgatatTGTAACGGATGACAAATCCTTTGACCCAGACAGTGATTTTGTACAATACTTTTCCATGTAGGGGGCATTTTGGCTAGCATGTTTCGGGTTTATTTTTGCCTTGATGATGCAGTGAGGGACACCAGTGTCCCCGTTATTTACAGTATGGAGggaaacaaaataattattcaagaTAACTTAAACACAGAAAGTGGGAATATCTTTTGATAAGATGATGTCTGACCATTCTCAAGTATAATATGGAGCACGTTTTTGTTGGTATGGTTTAAGTTTCCTTGTTCCTCATACTGCTCAGTATCATTCACATCAAAACACTAAAAGAGGGAATATCCTTGGGAATAATAGTTTGTATTGGCATTAATAACATTAATGCAACTGAAATCCATTTTTTAATACAGTGGCAAATCAATCAATAACAAGTTTCCTTGGGGTAGTGTTTAGTACTTATATACTGGTAAGGTAGTCATAATTTGGTCTAAAGATTTTAGGAAGTGTTTTAATTAATGTGGACTTTTGATAATATGACATTTTGTATTGATGAAGGGTCATAATAAGATAATCTATGTTATCTGTCTTTCAATTTACCAATTCACCTCTATTTCTCTTTTAACAATTCAAAAGTTGAAGGGAAATCACACTCTAAATTTTGGAACACTTTATTATACCTTTAAACAAAATTATGGCTACTTTTCCAATATATTATAGTGAAATATTAGTGCTGTCTACTTACAAGTCACAGTCACACTGACGTAAGAAGTCAGAGTTGCGTCCAGATGTTTTGCAGCACAGATGTACCGTCCAGAATGTTCTGCTGTCACATTCTGGATGACAAGTGCAGCTGATCCAGTGTCATTGTGCAGATCAGTGTCAGTTCCAATATGAAGGTTTGTGTTGGAGCTAGGTTTTTTCCACACAATAAGAGCTGGAGGGATACTGTCCACACTGCAGGTCAAATTCAGAACATCTCCCTCTTTAACAGTTGTATTCCCAATGATCAGAGGTTGCCTTAAATCTGTGGAACAGATTTTACTAATTTATTCAAGATAAGGAAGGATGAAATggctaaaacaaaaatattttttaatattctaACTCATGACAAAACCTTTGACCCAGACAGTGATTTTGTACAATATGGATGGATGTATGTTTCGGGTTTATTATTGCCTTGATGATGCAGTGAGGGACACCAGTGTCCTTGTTATACTTTTGGGCTCCATTTTGTTGGTATGGTTTAAGTTTTTTTcccaccatcatcatcaaaacacaaaagagGGAATATCTTTCAAAAATCTGTTCCATTGGTCCAGTAGTTTTCCAGAGAAACAGTGCCAAATTGTACAGTAGCTGCTCTGGCAGTGCACTGTGGACTGAtaactattattttattttcgaaaatgtatttctattttctTACCCACCTTTATCTTTATgtcatgacatttaaaaaaggttTACTGTAACAATACAGATCAAGGTTTTAGGCTTCCTATCATATTTATACAATTGTGTGCAATTCTAAACTTTACTAGAAGATTAGTAGTGTCTACTTACAAGTCACAGTTACACTGACATAAGAAGTCACGGTGGTATTCAGATGTTTTGCTGTACAGATGTACTGTCCAGAATGCTGTGCTGTCACATTTGGAATGGTGAGTGTAGCTGATCCAGTGTCATTATACAGGTAAGTTCCACTATGAAGGTTTGGGTTTGTACTCAATTTTTTCCACACAATAAGAGCTGGAGGGAaactttcaacactgcaggtcaaATTCAGAACATCTCCCTCTTTAACAGTTGTATTCCCAATGATCAGAGGTTTCCTTGAATCTGTGGAACAGATTTTAGTAATTTATTCAAGATAAGGAAGGATGAAAtagctgaaaaaaaatattttgatatTGTAACGGATGACAAAACCTTTGACCCAGACAGTGATTTTGTACAATACTTTTTGCATGTAGGGGGCATTTTGGCTAGCAtgtttcaggtttatttttgcCTTGATGATGCAGTGAGGGACACCAGTGTCCCCGTTATTTACAGTATGGAGggaaacaaaataattattcaagaTAACTTAAACACAGAAAGTGGGAATATCTTTTGATAAGATGATGTCTGACCATTCTCAAGTATAATATGGAGCACGTTTTTGTTGGCATGGTTTAAGTTTCCTTGTTCCTCATACTGCTCAGTATCATTCACATCAAAACACTAAAAGAGGGAATATCCTTGGGAATAGTAGTTAGTATTGGCATTAATAACATTAATGCAACTGAAATCCATTTTTTAATACAGTGGCAAATCAATCAATAACAAGTTTCCTTGGGGTAGTGTTTAGTACTTATATACTGGTAAGGTAGTCATAATTTGGTCTAAAGATTTTAGGAAGTGTTTTAATTAATGTGGACTTTTGATAATATGACATTTTGTATTGATGAAGGGTCATAATAAGATAATCTATGTTATCTGTCTTTCAATTTACCAATTCACCTCTATTTCTCTTTTAACAATTCAAAAGTTGAAGGGAAATCACACTCTAAATTTTGGAACACTTTATTATACCTTTAAACAAAATTATGGCTACTTTTCCAATATATTATAGTGAAATATTAGTGCTGTCTACTTACAAGTCACAGTCACATTGACGTAAGAAGTCAGAGTTGTGTCCAGATGTTTTGCTGCACAGATGTACCGTCCAGAATGTTCTGCTGTCACATTCTGGATGACAAGTGTAGCTGATCCAGTGTCATTGTGCAGATCAGTGTCAGTTCCAATATGAAGGTTTGTGTTGGAGCTAGGTTTTTCCACACAATAAGAGCTGGAGGATACTGTCCACACTGCAGGTCAAATTCAGAACATTTCCCTCATTAAGAGTTGTATTCCCAGCTATCAGTGGTCTCCTTTTATCTGTGGAACAGAATTCAGCAATTTATAATATGGAGGGCGAAAAAAGAATTATTCAAGATAACCTTTAAAGAATCATGAAAGACTAAGTTTCCTCGTTCTACATACTCCTCTCTGTGATTCACATCCAAACACTAAAAGAGGGAATATCCTTGGGAATAGAAGTAATATTGGTATCTCATCCATAATTAGATTTTCCTTCAATTCACTTGTATTTCTCTTTTCCCAATTCAAACATTGAAGGCAAACCACACTCTGTGCTATGGAAGGCTTTTTTGACGGTCAGGTGTTTGGGAATGGAAAGAGAGTACCCAAATGCAGGACGCACATACTGACTGACTATGAGCATGGTGTTTATTATAAAGACGGGATGAACAGAACATGAAAGGTTGAACTAAACTGATTAAGtggactgaactgaaaacacacataatGAAAAGGCAATGACGAGACAAGAAACTGAGGGAAACTGAGGGCTTAAATATACTGGATACTGACGATGAATGGAAACCGGtgagaacacagctgaactaaaTATATATCATTATAGCAGAAGATTAGTATTGTCTACTTACAAGTCACAGTCACATCAACATATAGGGTCAGAGTTGCGTCCAGATGTTTTGCAGCACAGATGTACCGTCCAGAATGTTCTGCTGTCACATTCTGGATGACAAGTGCAGCTGATCCAGTGTCATTGTGCAGATCAGTGTCAGTTCCAATATGAAGGTTTGTGTTGGAGCTAGGTTTTTCCACACAATAAGAGCTGGAGGATACTGTCCACACTGCAGGTCAAATTCAGAACATCTCCCTCTTTAACAGTTGTATTCCCAATGATCAGAGGTTGCCTTAAATCTGTGGAACAGATTTTAGTAATTTATTTAAGATAAGGAAGGATGAAATggctaaaacaaaaatattttaatattctaACGCATGACAAAAACCTTTGACCCAGACAGTGATTTTGTATAATATGGATGGATGTATGTTTCGGGTTTATTATTGCCTTGATGATGCAGTGAGGGACACCAGTGTCCTTGTTATACTTTGGGCTCCATTTTGTTGGtatggtttaagtttatttcccaccatcatcatcaaaacacaaaagagGGAATATCTTTCAAAAACCTGTTCCATTGGTCCAGTAGTTTTCCAGAGAAACAATGCCAAATTGTACAGTAGCTGCTCTGGCGGTGCACTGTGGACTGAtaactattattttatttttgaaaatgtatttctattttctTACCCACCTTTATCTTTATgtcatgacatttaaaaaaggttTATTGTAACAATACAGATCAATGTTTTTGGCTACCTATCATATTTATACAATTGTGTGCAATTCTAAACTTTACTAGAAGATTAGTACTGTCTACTTACAAGTCACAGTTACACTGACATAAGAAGTCACGGTGGTATTCAGATGTTTTGCTGTACAGATGTACTGTCCAGAATGCTGTGCTGTCACATTTGGAATAGTGAGTGTAGCTGATCCAGTGTCATTATACAGGTAAGTTCCACTATGAAGGTTTGGGTTTGTACTCAATTTTTTCCACACAATAAGAGCTGGAGGGAaactttcaacactgcaggttagaTTCAGAACATCTCCCTCTTTAATGACCGTTCTCCCAGTGATCTGAGGTTTCCTGTAAtctgtgcagcacatttacttGGTTTATTTAAGGAAGGAGACAATAACATATAACCGTTTACTATGAAAATATGCAATGAGTTTTTGCTCTAAATTGTAGATGCTAATGTTAACAACAAAGTAAACTGTGTCTTTAACTTGTGCACAGTTATTTTCTTCTAATCAGCATTTAAAGGACAATTTGATCATTGTAGAATCTCACTGGAGGTTTTCTCTTGAATATACACACAATATTTACAATGCTTCCAATTCCATTTCCATGACACCAAGCACTGATGTCAAGCAGTGCTGTCTGTCTTTCAGAAGAcagtcttcaaaaaaaaaagtatttttctttaaaagcacAAAGTTGTGAACTTACACATCACCCTTACAGTGACTTTCTCCTTCAGAGTATTGTTAATATATTGAGCCGTACAAACATACTGTCCAGCATGTTTTGCTGTTGCATTTAGGATGATAAATGTTGCTGATCTCGAATCGCTGTGCAGGTTTGTGTCTGAACTAAGTCTGGACCACCTAATCAGAGATAGAGGGAaactttcaacactgcaggtcagATTCAGTGATTCATGCTCCTTCACCCTTGTAACACCACTTATTTTAACTTCCTTCAAGTCTATgagtcaaaaaaacaaaaaataacttcCTTACATTTCCCCCAAAAAGTTGTACAATTCAACAAGGTTCACAATATTTTGTGTTTATAGCAAAGTACTCACAGTTCACATTTAAGGTTGAAGTCTCTTCTGTAATTGTTTCACCTGTAAAACTGATCATACAGGTGACGTTCGTGTTGTGGTGTTTAGCTGATGGGTTAAAGATCAAAGTTGAGACAGGACTCTGTGTGAAAGCAGTCAGATTCTCAGTCTTGAAATCAGTGCTGTTTCCTGTAATGTAAGATTCAGTCCCTCCTGCTCCTCTCCATGTCCAGGTGATTTCAGGAACAGATCCAGAGCAGAGACCAGGAGCAGTGCAGGTCAGTGTGGCCTGCTGTCCCTCTGTCAGTGTGGGAATCATTACTGTGGGCTTCAGCTTAAGACCTAATgggaaaacaatacatttttgatttttggttaAACATTTTGAGTGTTTAAGACTTCAagtatgtttgtgttttagtcTACATTTTCATACCTTTTACATAAACAGTCACTCTGGGAGAGAATGAAAATCCATCAGGTTTTCCATTCAGTTCACCAATAACTCTGAGGTGATATGATCCAGAATCAGACTGTTTTAGCTTATTAATGAAGATGCTGCAGTTGTTCTGGCTCAGATCAGGCTCCAAAAAGGACACTCGCCCTTTAAACCCAGACTGAACTTTAATGCTGTTGTTGGTGTGAAATATCATGATAGGATTACCACATCTTGGTTCAGATACTTCACATTTATACCAAGCTAAATGTTTAGG
This sequence is a window from Oreochromis aureus strain Israel breed Guangdong linkage group 11, ZZ_aureus, whole genome shotgun sequence. Protein-coding genes within it:
- the LOC120442728 gene encoding sialic acid-binding Ig-like lectin 12, translating into MSVLIWAALLSSVTCSSADISASAWGRQHCVSGYCVTLNEGEVTVEAGLCVVIPCSFRTGDGFTPKHLAWYKCEVSEPRCGNPIMIFHTNNSIKVQSGFKGRVSFLEPDLSQNNCSIFINKLKQSDSGSYHLRVIGELNGKPDGFSFSPRVTVYVKGLKLKPTVMIPTLTEGQQATLTCTAPGLCSGSVPEITWTWRGAGGTESYITGNSTDFKTENLTAFTQSPVSTLIFNPSAKHHNTNVTCMISFTGETITEETSTLNVNYYRKPQITGRTVIKEGDVLNLTCSVESFPPALIVWKKLSTNPNLHSGTYLYNDTGSATLTIPNVTAQHSGQYICTAKHLNTTVTSYVSVTVTYLRQPLIIGNTTVKEGDVLNLTCSVDSILQLLLCGKT